In Streptomyces puniciscabiei, a single genomic region encodes these proteins:
- a CDS encoding AMP-binding protein has protein sequence MSPRRAAAEPVFTGYVEAVLDVLSAEPSRVAVTTAEGLVISAAGFRDQVYRLAGELAERGVALGTTVTLLTGNTAEALVARYAANLAGARVVALYEGMSPPVMARVMASVDCLLLLVDRQQEASAVELLTLPGVPPALSLGPSGFAEDVLAAAARRPAQPMGGLVGPDDDWCVRHTGGTTGIPKGIRMTHGSYRRSLDRPLTAAGDPPRHLACTSLAHLAGIFADMALLRGGSVVLRHGFEPGDVLATMEREHITHTWLLPPLLYQLLDHPDLPGTDLSSLSRISYGGTAASPARLREAAKALGPVLYGLYGQAEAQLITEAGPQELALTGRGGQLTAGRPLPDVRIAVRDADGTTLPPGEPGEVHVRSPYVMHGYWKQPELTAEVLRDGWLRTGDVGYLDEDGRLYIVDRIKEMIVVVGGHVYPAELEELLLSHPAVARCVVFGSRDEDSAEHVHVAVVPVAGQWPSLEEIRDFVTVRKGRLYAPDALHLVPDIPLTAAGKPDKRRLLEQATLEGPDERRP, from the coding sequence ATGAGCCCACGACGAGCCGCCGCGGAACCCGTCTTCACAGGCTATGTGGAGGCGGTACTCGACGTCCTGTCCGCCGAGCCGTCGAGGGTGGCCGTCACCACCGCCGAAGGGCTGGTGATCAGCGCCGCCGGGTTCCGGGACCAGGTCTACCGGCTCGCCGGAGAGCTGGCCGAGCGCGGGGTCGCCCTCGGCACCACGGTCACCCTGCTCACCGGTAACACCGCCGAGGCCCTCGTCGCCCGCTATGCCGCCAACCTGGCCGGTGCCCGGGTCGTCGCGCTCTACGAGGGCATGAGCCCGCCGGTCATGGCCCGTGTGATGGCGAGCGTGGACTGCCTCCTGTTGCTGGTGGACCGGCAACAGGAAGCCTCCGCCGTCGAGTTGCTCACCCTTCCCGGCGTACCCCCGGCGCTCTCCCTCGGACCGAGCGGCTTCGCCGAGGACGTGCTGGCCGCGGCCGCCCGGCGCCCCGCGCAGCCGATGGGCGGTCTGGTGGGCCCGGACGACGACTGGTGCGTCCGGCACACCGGCGGAACCACCGGCATCCCCAAGGGCATCCGCATGACCCACGGCTCCTACCGGCGCAGCCTGGACCGCCCTCTCACCGCCGCCGGCGATCCGCCCCGCCACCTGGCCTGCACCTCGCTCGCCCACCTCGCCGGAATCTTCGCCGACATGGCATTGCTCCGGGGCGGCTCGGTGGTCCTGCGGCACGGTTTCGAGCCCGGGGACGTGCTGGCCACGATGGAGCGCGAGCACATCACCCACACCTGGCTGCTGCCGCCGCTCCTCTACCAGCTCCTGGACCATCCCGACCTGCCCGGCACCGATCTGTCCAGCCTCTCCCGGATCAGCTACGGCGGGACCGCGGCCTCACCGGCCAGACTGCGGGAGGCGGCCAAGGCGCTGGGGCCCGTGCTCTACGGCCTGTACGGGCAGGCGGAGGCCCAGCTCATCACCGAAGCGGGTCCGCAGGAGCTGGCGCTGACCGGCCGTGGCGGCCAACTGACGGCAGGCCGGCCCCTGCCCGACGTCCGGATCGCCGTCCGGGACGCCGACGGCACCACCCTGCCGCCGGGCGAACCGGGCGAGGTCCACGTGCGCTCGCCCTATGTGATGCACGGCTACTGGAAGCAGCCGGAGCTGACCGCCGAGGTGCTGCGCGACGGCTGGCTGCGCACCGGTGACGTCGGCTACCTCGACGAGGACGGCCGTCTCTACATCGTGGACCGGATCAAGGAGATGATCGTGGTCGTCGGTGGCCACGTCTATCCGGCCGAGCTGGAGGAACTCCTGCTGAGCCATCCCGCCGTCGCCCGCTGCGTGGTCTTCGGCAGCCGGGACGAGGACTCGGCGGAGCACGTCCACGTCGCCGTGGTGCCGGTTGCCGGGCAGTGGCCCTCACTGGAGGAGATCCGCGACTTCGTCACCGTCCGCAAGGGACGCCTCTACGCCCCCGACGCCCTGCACCTCGTGCCCGACATCCCGCTCACGGCCGCGGGCAAGCCGGACAAGCGGAGGCTACTGGAACAGGCCACCCTTGAGGGCCCCGACGAACGACGACCATGA
- a CDS encoding LysR family transcriptional regulator, which produces MDLLSLRYFQAVARHQHISRAAEQLRVAQPSVSRTIIRLESELGVQLFDRQGRRIRLNEHGAAFLHRVERALAELDDARREMADASGAGPGRVAVAAETLLQLAGVLSAFRALRPGASVRLFQAPVDSMRRHLVSGEVDLALASQPLAGPDLCLVELVREEVLLAVPLGHPLSGRERVAVAELADEDFVTTRTGHWQRALLERIFAREGLTPRVVCEGDEAAATPELIGAGLGVGLMPAMARRALGEYGRVALLRLDVEDCHRTLTLVWRAHAHLSPAALDFRRVAVESFMPDAS; this is translated from the coding sequence ATGGACCTGCTGTCGCTGCGATACTTCCAGGCCGTCGCCCGTCACCAGCACATCAGCCGGGCCGCCGAGCAACTCCGGGTGGCCCAGCCGTCGGTGAGCCGCACCATCATCCGGCTCGAATCGGAACTCGGCGTCCAGCTCTTCGACCGCCAGGGCCGCCGCATACGGCTCAATGAGCACGGCGCCGCCTTCCTGCACCGGGTCGAGCGGGCGCTGGCCGAACTCGACGACGCCCGGCGGGAGATGGCCGACGCCTCCGGGGCCGGTCCGGGCCGTGTCGCCGTCGCCGCGGAGACCCTGCTGCAGCTCGCCGGGGTGCTCTCCGCCTTCCGTGCGCTGCGTCCCGGGGCGAGCGTGCGCCTGTTCCAGGCCCCGGTGGACTCGATGCGACGGCATCTGGTCTCCGGCGAAGTGGATCTGGCGCTCGCCTCCCAGCCACTCGCCGGGCCCGACCTGTGCTTGGTGGAACTGGTCCGGGAAGAGGTGCTGCTGGCCGTGCCGCTGGGGCATCCGCTCTCCGGCCGCGAGCGCGTCGCGGTGGCCGAGCTGGCCGACGAGGACTTCGTCACCACGCGCACGGGCCACTGGCAACGCGCCCTGCTGGAGCGGATCTTCGCCCGTGAGGGGCTGACGCCCCGGGTGGTCTGCGAGGGCGACGAGGCCGCCGCCACGCCCGAGCTGATCGGCGCCGGACTGGGTGTCGGCCTGATGCCGGCCATGGCGCGCCGGGCCCTCGGCGAGTACGGCAGGGTGGCCCTGCTGCGGCTGGACGTCGAGGACTGCCACCGGACCCTGACCTTGGTCTGGCGCGCCCATGCCCATCTTTCCCCGGCCGCCCTGGACTTCCGCCGCGTGGCCGTGGAGTCCTTCATGCCCGACGCGTCATGA
- a CDS encoding TetR/AcrR family transcriptional regulator — protein MAEGLRERKKRQTRQYISDVATGLFVERGFDAVTVAEIAEAANVSVNTVYNYFPAKEDLFFDRSAGMIDRLARWVRGRPEGESAAAAVLRELREEVESVSPRVGLLPGYAAFMKVIEEAPALRSRLWALAQEVQVNLEQVLREETGAPADDELPHLMAGQISWIHGTVIAVIGREMVKGRDPRELSREVLTLLDDIEDLLSERVLGYAVRGDLG, from the coding sequence ATGGCAGAGGGGCTCAGGGAGCGGAAGAAGCGGCAGACCCGGCAGTACATCTCGGACGTCGCCACGGGTCTGTTCGTCGAGCGCGGCTTCGACGCGGTCACGGTCGCGGAGATCGCGGAGGCCGCGAACGTCTCCGTCAACACCGTGTACAACTACTTCCCCGCCAAGGAAGACCTCTTCTTCGACCGCTCCGCCGGCATGATCGACCGCCTGGCCCGCTGGGTCCGCGGCCGCCCCGAGGGCGAGTCGGCCGCCGCCGCCGTCCTGCGCGAGCTGCGCGAGGAGGTCGAGTCCGTCTCCCCCCGGGTCGGCCTGCTCCCCGGCTACGCCGCCTTCATGAAGGTCATCGAGGAGGCCCCCGCCCTGCGCTCCCGCCTCTGGGCCCTCGCCCAGGAGGTCCAGGTCAACCTGGAGCAGGTCCTGCGTGAGGAGACCGGCGCACCGGCCGACGACGAACTGCCCCACCTGATGGCGGGGCAGATCAGCTGGATCCACGGCACGGTCATCGCGGTCATCGGCCGCGAGATGGTCAAGGGCCGCGATCCGCGCGAGCTGTCCCGAGAGGTACTGACGCTGCTGGACGACATCGAGGACCTGTTGAGCGAGCGGGTCCTCGGATATGCGGTACGGGGAGACCTCGGCTGA
- a CDS encoding ABC transporter ATP-binding protein produces MAVVISAAGLARTFQTKAGPVEAVRGIDLAVQEGEILGFLGPNGAGKTTTLRMLTTLLKPTGGAATVAGHDLATDPVGVRAVSGYVAQSGGVDPQITVREELVTQGRMYRLAKGEAVARAEELARELDLTGFLDRKAGALSGGQRRRLDIAMALTHQPKVLFLDEPTTGLDPGSRADLWDLVRRLRDEHGTTVFLTTHYLDEADALADRLVIVDRGTVAAEGTPGALKLRYGGSIDATLQDTFLAITGRGPAPADTTPVAV; encoded by the coding sequence ATGGCAGTAGTCATCAGCGCGGCGGGACTCGCCCGCACCTTCCAGACCAAGGCCGGCCCCGTGGAGGCCGTACGCGGCATCGATCTCGCCGTACAGGAGGGCGAGATCCTCGGCTTTCTCGGGCCCAACGGCGCAGGCAAGACGACCACCTTGCGGATGCTCACCACCCTCCTGAAGCCGACCGGCGGGGCCGCCACCGTCGCCGGGCACGACCTGGCGACCGACCCGGTGGGGGTCCGCGCGGTGAGCGGGTACGTCGCCCAGTCCGGCGGGGTCGATCCGCAGATCACCGTGCGGGAGGAGCTGGTCACCCAGGGACGGATGTACCGCCTGGCGAAGGGCGAGGCAGTCGCGCGGGCGGAGGAGTTGGCGCGGGAACTGGATCTCACGGGGTTCCTCGACCGGAAGGCCGGCGCGCTCTCCGGCGGCCAGCGGCGCCGGCTGGACATCGCGATGGCACTCACGCACCAGCCGAAGGTGCTGTTCCTGGACGAGCCGACGACCGGACTGGATCCGGGCAGCCGCGCCGACCTGTGGGACCTGGTCCGGCGGCTGCGCGACGAGCACGGTACGACCGTCTTCCTGACCACCCATTACCTGGACGAGGCCGACGCCCTCGCCGACCGCCTCGTCATCGTCGACCGGGGCACGGTCGCCGCCGAGGGCACGCCGGGCGCGCTGAAGCTGCGGTACGGCGGCTCGATCGACGCGACCCTCCAGGACACCTTCCTGGCCATCACCGGCCGCGGGCCCGCCCCGGCCGACACCACCCCTGTCGCCGTATAA
- a CDS encoding ABC transporter permease — protein MLLHDTALVYGRYLRQSLRSRFALLFGVLTPLLYLLFFGPLLTRLPLGGTGSSWQVLVPGLLLQLGLFGALFAGFTVIVEKGQGVVERMRVTPVSRLALLLGRVLRDATVFVFQAVLLVLAALGMGLRAPLAGVLIGFAFVALLTLSLASLSYALGMKVRTPQEFGPLINMVSMPSMLLSGLMLPMTLAPAWLNVLSHFVPFRYLVDAVRDAYVGHYASAHMLYGALVAVAFAALAVTVGTRVFRTAGA, from the coding sequence ATGCTTCTTCACGACACGGCCCTCGTCTACGGCCGCTATCTGCGCCAGTCCCTGCGCTCCCGCTTCGCGCTGCTCTTCGGGGTGCTCACGCCCCTGCTGTATCTGCTCTTCTTCGGCCCGCTGCTCACCCGTCTCCCGCTCGGCGGCACCGGGAGCTCCTGGCAGGTGCTGGTCCCCGGGCTGCTGCTCCAACTCGGCTTGTTCGGCGCGTTGTTCGCCGGGTTCACGGTCATCGTGGAGAAGGGGCAGGGGGTGGTGGAGCGGATGCGGGTGACCCCCGTCAGCCGCCTCGCCCTCCTCCTCGGCCGGGTGCTGCGCGACGCCACGGTCTTCGTCTTCCAGGCGGTGCTGCTGGTGCTGGCCGCGCTGGGGATGGGCCTGCGCGCGCCACTCGCCGGCGTCCTGATCGGCTTCGCGTTCGTCGCCCTGCTCACGCTGTCGCTGGCCTCACTGTCGTACGCGCTCGGCATGAAGGTCCGCACCCCGCAGGAGTTCGGCCCGCTGATCAACATGGTGTCGATGCCGTCGATGCTGCTGTCCGGCCTGATGCTCCCGATGACCCTCGCGCCGGCCTGGCTGAACGTCCTGTCCCATTTCGTCCCGTTCCGCTACCTGGTGGACGCGGTGCGTGACGCGTACGTCGGGCACTACGCGAGCGCGCACATGCTCTACGGCGCCCTCGTCGCCGTCGCTTTCGCGGCGCTGGCGGTGACGGTGGGCACACGAGTGTTCCGGACGGCCGGGGCGTAA
- a CDS encoding cob(I)yrinic acid a,c-diamide adenosyltransferase, translating into MVNLTRIYTRTGDKGTTALGDMSRVAKTDLRISAYADANEANAVIGTAIALGGLDAEVVKVLTRVQNDLFDVGADLSTPVVENPEFPPLRVEQFYIDKLEADCDRFNEQLEKLRSFILPGGTPGAALLHQACTVVRRAERSTWAALEVHGETMNPLTATYLNRLSDLLFILARIANKELGDVLWVPGGER; encoded by the coding sequence ATGGTCAATCTGACGCGCATCTACACCAGGACCGGCGACAAGGGCACCACCGCGCTCGGGGACATGAGCCGGGTCGCCAAGACCGACCTCCGGATCTCGGCCTACGCCGACGCCAACGAGGCCAACGCGGTGATCGGCACCGCGATCGCACTGGGCGGCCTGGACGCGGAGGTGGTCAAGGTGCTCACGCGCGTCCAGAACGACCTGTTCGACGTCGGTGCGGACCTGTCGACGCCGGTGGTCGAGAACCCCGAATTCCCGCCGCTTCGGGTCGAGCAGTTCTACATCGACAAGCTGGAGGCGGACTGCGACCGCTTCAACGAGCAGCTGGAGAAGCTCCGCTCCTTCATCCTGCCCGGCGGCACCCCGGGCGCGGCCCTGCTGCACCAGGCCTGCACGGTCGTACGCCGCGCCGAGCGCTCCACCTGGGCCGCTCTGGAGGTGCACGGCGAGACGATGAACCCGCTCACGGCGACCTACCTCAACCGGCTGTCCGACCTGCTGTTCATTCTGGCTCGCATTGCCAACAAGGAGCTCGGTGACGTGCTGTGGGTCCCCGGCGGGGAGCGCTGA
- a CDS encoding sensor histidine kinase: MRLSTRIALAVGCTVPLLVLACGWLLLNLVARDLHRTEDQHLRQRALAVAPEARALLRATANGRPKAADTRERKLFSAALDVGVRVVGPGADFSGGPQPGTSVALPDVSSGFVTVRDGARSWRALARPLQGPDVSGTLWVLSPDTADRTQLRLVRRRVVLTAVLAAPLSGLLAWGLATGASAPLTRLTRRTAGLDPRTSTARLPEERTGVREVDELAATLRTVLARYDEQAARTAEALDTARSFSSAAAHELRTPLMSMGTNLDILADHPGLPEADRTEVVADLRHEHARLLGLLVTLRELGRGDLVEAEAFGDVDLSEVADAAVAEARRRAPDADITLDAAPGLTVHGWEPGLRLLLDNLLGNALAHGRDTAGRARVRVGVQAGADHVRVTVDDRGPGVPPGARTRIFERFRRGPDSAGSGLGLTLVAQQAALHRGSVTVGEGPDGTGARFEVRLPSGGAVLPGRRDWLIGTAGANRSQSFPKDAS, encoded by the coding sequence GTGAGGCTGTCCACCCGTATCGCCCTCGCCGTCGGCTGCACCGTCCCGCTGCTGGTGCTGGCCTGCGGCTGGCTGCTGCTGAACCTGGTCGCCCGCGATCTGCACCGCACCGAGGACCAGCATCTGCGGCAGCGCGCGCTGGCCGTCGCCCCCGAGGCCCGGGCACTGCTGCGGGCCACGGCGAACGGCCGGCCCAAGGCGGCGGACACCCGGGAGCGCAAGCTGTTCAGCGCCGCGCTCGACGTCGGCGTACGCGTCGTCGGGCCGGGCGCGGACTTCAGCGGCGGACCCCAGCCCGGCACGTCCGTGGCCCTGCCCGACGTCTCCTCCGGTTTCGTCACCGTCCGCGACGGCGCCCGCAGTTGGCGGGCCCTGGCCCGGCCCCTGCAGGGCCCCGACGTCTCCGGCACGTTGTGGGTCCTCTCGCCCGACACCGCCGACCGCACCCAACTCCGCCTCGTCCGGCGCCGGGTGGTCCTCACCGCTGTGCTCGCCGCGCCCCTGTCCGGGCTGCTCGCCTGGGGTCTGGCCACCGGGGCGAGCGCGCCGCTCACCCGCCTCACCCGCCGTACCGCCGGGCTCGACCCGCGCACCAGCACGGCCCGGCTCCCCGAGGAGCGGACCGGGGTGCGGGAGGTGGACGAGCTGGCCGCCACGCTGCGGACCGTGCTCGCCCGCTACGACGAGCAGGCCGCCCGCACCGCCGAGGCCCTCGACACCGCCCGCTCCTTCTCCTCCGCCGCCGCGCACGAACTGCGCACCCCGCTGATGAGCATGGGCACCAACCTGGACATCCTCGCCGACCACCCCGGCCTGCCGGAGGCCGACCGCACCGAGGTGGTCGCCGATCTGCGGCACGAGCACGCCCGGCTGCTGGGCCTGCTGGTGACGCTGCGCGAACTGGGGCGCGGGGACCTGGTGGAGGCGGAGGCGTTCGGGGACGTCGACCTGTCCGAGGTCGCCGACGCGGCCGTCGCCGAAGCCCGCCGCCGTGCCCCGGACGCCGACATCACCCTGGACGCGGCACCCGGGCTCACTGTGCACGGCTGGGAACCGGGCCTGCGCCTGCTGCTCGACAACCTGCTCGGCAACGCCCTCGCCCACGGCCGGGACACGGCGGGCCGGGCACGGGTGCGGGTCGGGGTGCAGGCCGGCGCCGACCACGTCCGCGTCACCGTGGACGACCGCGGGCCCGGCGTGCCGCCGGGCGCCCGCACCCGGATCTTCGAGCGGTTCCGGCGCGGACCGGACAGCGCGGGCTCCGGGCTCGGCCTCACCCTGGTCGCCCAGCAGGCAGCACTGCACCGGGGCAGCGTCACCGTGGGCGAGGGGCCGGACGGCACCGGGGCGCGCTTCGAGGTGCGGCTGCCGTCGGGTGGCGCGGTCCTGCCCGGCCGACGGGACTGGCTGATCGGTACAGCCGGGGCAAACCGGTCACAGAGTTTCCCCAAAGACGCTTCCTAG
- a CDS encoding response regulator transcription factor, with amino-acid sequence MADTAGSGAVLVVDDDAAIRRALERGLRLSGFAVRTAGDGAQALAAIADAPPDVLVLDVSMPGMSGIEVCTRLRAEGRDLPVLMLSALDETADRIAGLQAGGDDYLVKPFALQELVLRLRALLRRRPPTGQAGVRVAGLVIDPDARTAERDGTPLDLTRREFELLEVLARNAGLVLTRDQLLERVWGYDFDVRTDAVDTFVSYLRRKLEAEGRPRLIHTVRGVGFVLRERP; translated from the coding sequence ATGGCAGACACGGCGGGGTCCGGTGCGGTGCTGGTCGTTGATGACGACGCGGCGATCCGGCGGGCGCTGGAGCGTGGGCTCAGGCTGAGCGGGTTCGCGGTGCGGACCGCCGGTGACGGGGCTCAGGCGCTGGCGGCGATCGCGGACGCGCCGCCCGATGTGCTGGTGCTCGACGTGTCGATGCCCGGCATGAGCGGCATCGAGGTGTGCACCCGGCTGCGCGCCGAGGGCCGGGACCTGCCCGTCCTGATGCTGTCCGCGCTGGACGAGACCGCGGACCGGATAGCCGGGCTCCAGGCGGGCGGCGACGACTACCTGGTCAAGCCGTTCGCCCTGCAGGAACTGGTGCTGCGGCTGCGCGCCCTGCTGCGCCGCCGCCCGCCCACCGGCCAGGCCGGGGTGCGGGTCGCGGGCCTGGTGATCGACCCGGACGCGCGCACCGCCGAGCGGGACGGCACGCCCCTGGACCTCACCCGGCGCGAGTTCGAGCTGCTGGAGGTGCTCGCCCGCAACGCCGGACTGGTCCTCACCCGCGACCAGCTCCTGGAGCGGGTGTGGGGCTACGACTTCGACGTGCGCACCGACGCCGTCGACACCTTCGTCAGCTATCTGCGGCGCAAACTGGAGGCGGAGGGGCGGCCCCGGCTGATCCACACCGTGCGCGGAGTGGGTTTCGTCCTGAGGGAACGGCCGTGA